Proteins found in one Candidatus Nitrosopelagicus brevis genomic segment:
- the pyrB gene encoding aspartate carbamoyltransferase, whose amino-acid sequence MKNFSQNDIISIRDLSKDNLEEIYSKTNEIIEMKAEERREIARGKTLGYLFFEPSTRTRLSFQSAMALLGGTSFGIADATSSSVQKGESLADTVRIMSGYTDAIVLRHSLDGSSKFAAEVSSKPIINAGSGTEEHPTQAIQDLYTIKKELGKIDGKNIGIVGDLKYGRTVYSLLYGLSNYDVNVHLISPESLKIRSDSTYNLKENLSYTESENLDEYIEDLDVLYVTRIQKERFPDEEEYVKVKGSYVIGQDVVNKMKDDSILLHPLPRIDEISTDVDSSKQAKYFQQAEYGKFTRAAILSLLLQ is encoded by the coding sequence ATGAAGAATTTTTCCCAAAATGATATCATATCTATACGTGATTTATCAAAGGATAATCTAGAAGAAATCTACTCTAAAACAAACGAAATTATCGAAATGAAGGCAGAAGAGAGACGTGAAATAGCTAGAGGGAAAACTCTAGGTTATCTATTCTTTGAACCAAGTACTAGAACTAGACTTAGTTTTCAATCAGCAATGGCTCTACTTGGTGGTACCTCATTTGGAATTGCTGATGCAACATCTTCTTCTGTTCAAAAGGGTGAAAGTCTAGCTGACACTGTAAGAATAATGTCTGGATATACTGATGCAATTGTTTTACGTCATTCTCTAGACGGCTCCAGTAAATTTGCAGCAGAGGTATCTTCAAAACCTATTATCAATGCAGGTAGTGGAACTGAAGAACATCCTACACAAGCGATTCAGGATTTGTATACAATAAAAAAAGAGCTAGGCAAGATTGATGGAAAAAATATTGGAATTGTTGGTGATCTCAAATATGGACGAACGGTTTACTCTTTATTGTATGGTCTAAGCAATTATGATGTTAATGTTCATCTGATATCTCCAGAATCACTAAAAATTAGAAGTGATTCTACATACAATCTAAAAGAAAATCTATCATATACTGAATCTGAAAATCTAGATGAGTACATAGAGGACTTGGATGTTTTGTATGTAACAAGAATTCAAAAAGAAAGATTCCCTGATGAAGAAGAATATGTCAAAGTAAAGGGCAGTTATGTGATAGGTCAAGATGTTGTAAATAAAATGAAAGACGATTCAATACTGTTACATCCTCTTCCAAGAATTGATGAAATTTCAACTGATGTTGATTCTTCAAAACAAGCAAAATACTTCCAGCAAGCTGAATATGGAAAATTCACACGTGCAGCAATTTTGAGCCTACTTTTACAATAA
- the pyrI gene encoding aspartate carbamoyltransferase regulatory subunit → MEQSDLLVRRIKDGTVIDHINEGKGLNVLEALEIDGSSGNVITIALNMPSGKLKKKDMIKVEGRFLEGDDTNRLAVIAPSSTVNIIKDYKLVEKRRVSLPNQIEDIFRCSNPDCITNSQEHIESIMEVIDKDNLVLKCRYCGRILDVNDLVIQKKN, encoded by the coding sequence ATGGAACAATCTGATCTGTTAGTCAGGCGTATTAAAGACGGAACAGTAATTGATCATATTAACGAAGGAAAGGGCCTCAATGTTTTAGAAGCACTAGAAATTGATGGCAGTAGTGGAAACGTCATTACCATCGCTTTGAATATGCCTAGCGGTAAATTAAAGAAAAAAGACATGATAAAGGTAGAAGGTAGGTTTCTAGAAGGGGATGATACAAACAGGTTAGCAGTGATTGCCCCATCATCTACGGTGAATATAATCAAAGATTACAAACTTGTAGAAAAAAGAAGAGTTTCACTACCAAATCAGATTGAAGATATTTTTCGATGCTCAAACCCAGACTGCATTACAAACAGTCAAGAGCACATAGAGTCCATAATGGAAGTCATTGACAAGGATAATCTTGTTCTAAAGTGTAGATATTGTGGACGGATTTTAGATGTAAATGATCTAGTAATCCAAAAGAAAAATTAA
- a CDS encoding ATP synthase subunit C — translation MFLLAVIAVSFTGLTGVAHAAEEDASSGSGDGSKLIGAGLAFGLAAMGAGIGLGYVGSAGLAVITENPALQSKVFIFIGMVESIAIYGIVMMFIILGQ, via the coding sequence ATATTCTTACTTGCAGTCATCGCAGTTTCATTTACAGGACTAACCGGCGTTGCACATGCTGCTGAAGAAGACGCTTCTTCTGGTAGTGGTGACGGTTCAAAACTAATCGGTGCAGGTCTTGCATTTGGTCTTGCAGCAATGGGTGCAGGAATTGGTTTAGGTTATGTCGGTTCTGCAGGTTTAGCAGTAATTACTGAAAACCCAGCATTACAATCTAAAGTGTTCATCTTCATCGGAATGGTAGAATCAATTGCTATCTACGGTATCGTCATGATGTTCATTATCTTAGGACAATAA
- a CDS encoding V-type ATP synthase subunit D gives MSFGQNVTATKIELFKYKRSSQVATMVQKILDDKRKVLLKNIEEMIAEAQKTRGGIWEPLQDIYQSVNESYLSLGVGTVDSVAQSTPAVMEVESDVKRVVDVTIPVLSVTEKDTKSIPYGFADTNASIDRGAKLIKDLLPKICKAAEYENSIFSLAKALEKTQKLLNALENVIIPQYKQRVRFILATLEEREREEFARLKKVKASMEKRQ, from the coding sequence ATGTCATTTGGGCAAAACGTAACAGCAACAAAGATTGAGCTATTCAAGTACAAACGTTCTAGTCAAGTTGCAACTATGGTACAGAAAATTTTAGATGATAAACGTAAAGTTTTACTAAAAAATATTGAAGAGATGATTGCCGAAGCACAAAAAACCAGAGGTGGAATCTGGGAACCTTTACAAGATATCTACCAATCAGTTAACGAATCATATCTATCTCTAGGTGTAGGAACAGTCGATTCTGTAGCACAATCCACACCTGCTGTAATGGAGGTAGAATCAGATGTAAAACGTGTAGTAGACGTAACCATACCTGTCCTGAGCGTTACTGAAAAAGACACAAAATCAATTCCATATGGATTTGCAGATACTAATGCATCAATTGATCGTGGTGCAAAACTAATCAAAGATTTACTTCCAAAAATCTGCAAGGCTGCTGAGTATGAAAACTCTATCTTTAGTCTTGCAAAAGCACTTGAAAAGACACAAAAACTTCTAAATGCATTAGAAAATGTGATTATTCCTCAATACAAACAAAGAGTTCGCTTTATTCTTGCTACCCTTGAAGAAAGAGAAAGAGAGGAATTCGCAAGGTTAAAAAAAGTGAAAGCTTCCATGGAGAAAAGACAGTAA
- a CDS encoding V-type ATP synthase subunit B translates to MSNQGGVQYSKIAEIKGPLVIVDGVDNAAFDELVEIETTEGERRLGKVLEVGNGKAVVQVFEGTTGLSVAGTNAKFVGKVMEMPVSDQVLGRVFDGLGRAKDGLPEPVAESFLDINGAPMNPEQREYPKDFIQTGVSVIDGMLTLVRGQKLPIFSGSGMSHNILAAQIARQAAIIGTDDSFAVVFAAIGVQYSEAEYFKRSLEESGALKRSVLFLNLADDPAIERIITPRVALTVAEYLAYDLGMHVLVILTDMTNYAEALREISAAREEVPGRKGYPGYLYTDLSTIYERAGRLRGKKGSVTQVPILTMPSDDITHPIPDLTGYITEGQLVLGRDLFRQGVYPPINILMSLSRIMKDGIGEGSTRADHQEISNQNYDAYSRAQEVRALAGIVGKAGLTPVDLNYMNFGDEFEKKFLTQAIDENRTIEETLGLQWNCVSKLPKNELTKVKDKYVDQYYKE, encoded by the coding sequence TTGAGTAATCAAGGCGGAGTTCAATACAGCAAGATTGCTGAGATTAAAGGACCACTTGTAATTGTTGATGGTGTAGACAATGCAGCATTTGACGAGCTTGTAGAAATTGAAACAACTGAAGGTGAAAGACGTCTAGGTAAAGTCTTAGAGGTTGGAAACGGCAAAGCAGTTGTTCAGGTCTTTGAAGGAACAACAGGTCTTTCTGTAGCTGGAACAAATGCAAAATTTGTTGGAAAAGTTATGGAAATGCCTGTATCGGACCAAGTACTTGGTAGAGTTTTTGATGGTTTAGGAAGAGCAAAAGATGGCTTACCAGAACCAGTTGCAGAATCATTTTTAGATATTAACGGCGCACCAATGAATCCAGAACAAAGAGAATATCCAAAAGATTTCATTCAAACTGGAGTTTCTGTTATTGATGGAATGCTTACTCTTGTAAGAGGACAAAAACTTCCAATATTTTCTGGCTCTGGTATGTCACACAACATCTTAGCAGCACAAATTGCACGTCAAGCAGCAATCATTGGAACAGATGATAGTTTTGCTGTAGTATTTGCAGCAATTGGTGTGCAATACAGTGAAGCAGAATATTTCAAAAGAAGTTTAGAAGAATCTGGTGCACTAAAAAGAAGTGTACTATTTTTGAATCTTGCAGACGATCCTGCAATTGAGAGAATTATCACGCCTAGAGTAGCATTAACTGTTGCAGAATATCTTGCATATGATTTAGGAATGCACGTACTCGTCATTCTTACTGATATGACAAACTATGCTGAAGCACTTCGTGAAATCAGTGCAGCAAGAGAAGAAGTACCTGGAAGAAAAGGCTATCCTGGATATCTTTACACTGACCTTTCAACAATTTATGAAAGAGCAGGAAGATTAAGAGGCAAAAAAGGAAGTGTTACACAAGTACCTATCTTAACAATGCCATCTGATGATATTACTCACCCAATTCCAGACCTTACCGGTTACATTACTGAAGGACAATTGGTACTTGGAAGAGATTTGTTCAGACAAGGTGTTTATCCTCCAATCAACATCTTGATGAGTCTTAGTAGAATCATGAAAGACGGAATCGGTGAAGGAAGTACACGTGCTGATCATCAAGAAATTTCAAATCAAAATTATGATGCATATTCTCGTGCTCAAGAAGTTAGGGCACTAGCAGGAATTGTAGGAAAAGCAGGACTTACACCAGTTGATCTTAATTACATGAACTTTGGTGATGAATTTGAAAAGAAATTCTTGACACAAGCAATAGATGAAAACAGAACAATTGAGGAAACTCTGGGACTACAATGGAATTGTGTCTCAAAACTTCCAAAGAATGAATTAACCAAAGTCAAAGACAAATACGTAGACCAATACTATAAGGAATAA
- a CDS encoding V-type ATP synthase subunit A yields MVAQGKIVWISGPAVKADGMADAKMYETVSVGESKLIGEVIRLTGDVAFIQVYESTSGLKPGEPVVGTGNPLSVLLGPGIIGQIYDGIQRPLKDLAAKSGSFIGRGITTTPVDMEKQYHFSPSVAVGDEVEAGNIIGTVPETSLIEHKILVPPDHKGGKITNIVAEGDYALETEIATVEKDGQSFPLKMYHKWPVRQPRPYLKRYDPTVPLLTGQRVIDTFFPLAKGGTGSIPGAFGTGKTVTLHQIAKWADSQVVVYIGCGERGNEMTEVLVEFPELKDPRTGKPLMDRTVLVANTSNMPVAAREASIYTGVTIAEYYRDMGYDVVLVADSTSRWAEALREMSGRLEEMPAEEGYPSYLASRLAEFYERAGRVRAKGSPERDGSVSLVGAVSPSGGDFTEPVTTHTMRFIKTFWALDASLAYSRHYPSINWMNSYSGYLADIAKWWSENISQDWLSLRSETYGILQREDTLKEIVKLLGPEALPDEEKLILEVARMIKIGILQQNSFDDVDTYCSPEKQFKLMKLQVDFYNKGQQALKDGASLADIRSMDVISLLLKARMDVKDDEMPKLDKIETDMAEQFKSITGVKVQN; encoded by the coding sequence ATGGTAGCACAAGGAAAAATTGTTTGGATTAGTGGACCTGCCGTCAAAGCTGATGGTATGGCCGATGCAAAAATGTATGAAACTGTATCTGTCGGAGAATCAAAATTAATCGGTGAAGTTATTCGTCTTACTGGAGACGTAGCATTCATTCAAGTTTACGAATCAACCTCTGGTCTTAAACCAGGCGAACCTGTAGTTGGTACCGGTAACCCCCTTAGTGTATTACTAGGACCGGGAATTATTGGTCAAATTTATGACGGAATTCAAAGACCGCTAAAGGATTTGGCTGCAAAATCAGGCTCATTTATTGGAAGAGGTATTACTACCACTCCTGTTGATATGGAAAAACAATATCATTTCTCACCATCTGTAGCAGTTGGTGATGAAGTAGAGGCAGGAAACATCATTGGAACTGTTCCAGAAACATCATTAATTGAACATAAAATTCTAGTCCCACCAGATCACAAAGGTGGAAAAATCACAAACATTGTTGCAGAAGGTGACTATGCATTAGAAACTGAAATTGCAACTGTTGAAAAAGATGGTCAATCATTCCCATTGAAAATGTATCACAAATGGCCTGTTAGACAACCAAGACCATATCTCAAAAGATACGATCCAACTGTACCATTACTTACTGGTCAAAGAGTTATTGACACATTTTTCCCATTAGCAAAAGGTGGTACTGGTTCAATCCCAGGTGCATTCGGTACTGGTAAAACTGTAACACTACATCAAATTGCAAAATGGGCTGACTCTCAAGTTGTAGTCTACATTGGATGTGGTGAAAGAGGTAACGAAATGACTGAGGTACTTGTCGAGTTCCCAGAATTAAAAGATCCAAGAACAGGAAAACCACTCATGGACAGAACTGTACTTGTTGCAAATACAAGTAACATGCCTGTAGCAGCAAGAGAAGCAAGTATCTACACTGGTGTAACAATTGCAGAATATTATCGTGACATGGGTTATGACGTTGTACTTGTTGCAGATTCTACAAGTAGATGGGCTGAAGCACTTCGTGAAATGTCCGGAAGATTAGAAGAGATGCCTGCAGAAGAAGGTTATCCATCATATCTAGCATCAAGATTAGCAGAATTTTATGAAAGAGCAGGACGTGTTCGAGCAAAAGGTTCTCCTGAAAGAGACGGCTCTGTATCTCTAGTAGGTGCAGTATCTCCATCTGGTGGTGACTTTACAGAACCTGTTACAACACATACAATGAGATTTATCAAAACTTTCTGGGCTTTAGATGCAAGTTTAGCATATTCAAGACATTATCCATCAATCAACTGGATGAACTCCTATTCTGGCTACCTTGCAGATATCGCAAAATGGTGGTCTGAAAACATTAGTCAAGACTGGCTAAGCCTTAGAAGTGAAACATACGGAATCTTACAGAGAGAAGATACACTAAAAGAAATTGTAAAACTACTAGGACCTGAAGCACTTCCTGATGAAGAAAAATTAATCCTAGAAGTTGCAAGAATGATTAAGATTGGAATATTACAACAAAACTCATTTGATGATGTTGACACATATTGTAGCCCTGAAAAACAATTCAAATTAATGAAATTACAAGTTGACTTTTACAACAAAGGTCAACAAGCACTCAAAGATGGTGCATCACTAGCTGACATTCGTTCTATGGATGTAATCTCACTATTACTCAAAGCAAGAATGGATGTTAAAGACGACGAGATGCCAAAATTAGATAAAATCGAAACTGATATGGCAGAACAATTCAAAAGTATTACAGGAGTTAAAGTTCAAAATTGA
- a CDS encoding V-type ATP synthase subunit E has translation MSSNSALESTIDQVLDRNSAEFSQSLKNSLTDAQKTLSDSLPMLEEEYEKIIADGKKEADKIEKQIVGSADLEARNKSLLVVQESAEKVLEKAKEKIANMERNSEYSSLITKLLTEATSALNTSDVIVYTNSKDKDLVQSAVSSMSGAELSSDLIDCMGGVKVTSKDGSMSFDNTIDARIELLKPLIRKDIAAQFNLGN, from the coding sequence TTGTCATCTAATTCCGCATTAGAATCTACAATCGATCAGGTTTTAGACCGAAATTCTGCGGAATTTTCACAAAGTCTGAAAAATTCTCTTACAGATGCACAAAAAACACTCTCTGATTCCTTACCTATGCTAGAAGAGGAATATGAAAAAATAATTGCTGATGGAAAAAAAGAAGCAGATAAAATTGAAAAACAGATAGTTGGAAGTGCCGATCTAGAGGCCAGAAACAAGTCTCTTTTAGTTGTACAAGAATCTGCTGAAAAAGTCTTAGAAAAAGCAAAAGAAAAAATCGCAAATATGGAAAGAAATTCTGAATATTCTAGTTTAATTACAAAATTACTAACCGAAGCAACTTCGGCACTAAACACTAGTGATGTTATAGTTTACACAAATTCTAAAGACAAAGATTTAGTTCAATCTGCTGTATCAAGTATGTCTGGCGCAGAACTCTCAAGCGATCTAATTGATTGTATGGGTGGAGTAAAAGTTACATCCAAAGATGGATCAATGAGCTTTGATAATACCATAGATGCAAGAATTGAATTATTGAAACCTTTAATTAGAAAAGACATCGCAGCTCAATTTAACCTAGGTAATTGA
- a CDS encoding V-type ATP synthase subunit I has translation MVVADLKIGTVILPRSETPEIVSRLTEFEWFHKIDSTSETVTPEVDDILLKAQQTFQEIDEVIKGLEIPREVGMLEILFKGTVFKKQNQELDELEKMVDEIAKKAPGIIDAPAKLLKQQEEYKKEISDYTTLKETLEVVKKLNIDLTGFGLMKQFYTNLFIVQTKDIDEIKKTLDDATFNQYPLNTKEESALMIIADVANLEKILKVMRSFNANPFSIPENVEQVPTKAYATAELKIKEFEEKHKKVTKEIAKMIAKIRQDILTLHERASVAKDVLELLRKPGGTKNFAVVQGYIPKKMEKKFKETTGKWMSVVEDVSDPELSKKRPTLFDNKIFVRTFEVITQSQGIPKKGEADPTPMIALMWPIFYGLMFADVGHGLLLMGLGLVFKLKGQGNLSRWGMLIAISGAAAAIAGVGTGEAFGFHINYFDPWKGLLEEGGALHSVSWLVGVISVAELNFEQVIMILKVSLFLGIIHIVWAFILHIRKLAKDGHKTTMFTEAIPNVTLYGGIVVIMMCAIGSGYDVMNMYSKIHTEPVPWVTVFLGDWAQVWIITRIAGIIVIASIVVMMIGGLKHIKAHPEEGGSPANVFMEVLLGKSVECLAHTISYARLGIMLLVHAALLLTVNNSYASLGGMESPGALALLIGGNIGIMMIEGLIVYIQSLRLHLYEFFTKWYDGGAQPFKQVVPEMFYNQFKWNKK, from the coding sequence TTGGTAGTGGCAGATCTAAAAATTGGGACAGTTATTTTGCCCAGATCCGAAACACCGGAGATCGTTTCTAGATTAACAGAATTTGAATGGTTTCATAAAATAGACTCTACATCTGAGACTGTAACTCCTGAAGTTGATGATATCTTACTAAAAGCCCAACAGACATTTCAGGAAATTGACGAAGTCATCAAAGGACTAGAAATTCCTAGAGAGGTAGGAATGCTTGAGATTTTGTTCAAGGGAACTGTATTCAAAAAACAGAATCAAGAATTAGACGAATTAGAAAAGATGGTTGATGAGATTGCAAAAAAGGCACCTGGAATAATCGACGCCCCTGCAAAATTACTCAAACAGCAAGAAGAGTACAAAAAAGAGATTTCGGATTATACGACACTAAAAGAGACTTTAGAGGTAGTAAAGAAACTCAATATCGATCTTACAGGATTTGGACTAATGAAGCAATTTTACACAAACTTGTTCATTGTTCAAACAAAAGATATTGATGAAATTAAAAAAACATTAGACGATGCTACATTCAATCAATATCCTCTAAATACAAAAGAAGAATCTGCATTGATGATTATTGCAGATGTTGCAAACTTGGAGAAAATTCTCAAAGTCATGCGCAGTTTTAATGCAAACCCATTTTCTATTCCAGAAAATGTGGAACAAGTTCCAACAAAAGCATATGCAACTGCTGAATTAAAAATAAAAGAGTTTGAAGAAAAACACAAGAAAGTAACAAAAGAAATTGCAAAAATGATAGCAAAGATTAGACAAGACATACTAACCTTACATGAAAGAGCTTCAGTTGCAAAAGATGTTTTAGAGCTATTAAGAAAACCTGGTGGAACCAAAAACTTTGCAGTAGTTCAAGGATATATTCCTAAAAAAATGGAGAAAAAATTCAAAGAGACTACAGGTAAATGGATGTCAGTTGTTGAAGATGTATCAGATCCTGAACTATCTAAAAAGAGACCTACTCTATTTGATAACAAAATTTTTGTTAGAACATTCGAGGTAATTACACAAAGTCAGGGAATTCCAAAGAAAGGAGAAGCAGATCCAACACCAATGATTGCATTGATGTGGCCAATCTTCTATGGATTGATGTTTGCAGATGTAGGTCACGGATTATTACTAATGGGATTAGGATTAGTTTTCAAACTAAAAGGACAAGGAAATCTTTCAAGATGGGGAATGCTAATTGCAATTTCCGGTGCCGCTGCTGCAATAGCGGGAGTGGGAACTGGAGAAGCGTTTGGATTCCACATAAACTACTTCGATCCATGGAAAGGATTGTTAGAAGAGGGCGGCGCATTGCACTCTGTTTCATGGCTAGTTGGCGTGATTAGTGTAGCAGAACTAAACTTTGAACAAGTAATTATGATTCTAAAAGTTTCATTATTTTTGGGAATAATTCACATCGTTTGGGCATTTATTTTACACATCAGAAAACTTGCAAAAGATGGTCACAAAACAACAATGTTTACAGAAGCAATTCCTAATGTTACACTTTACGGCGGCATTGTAGTAATCATGATGTGTGCAATTGGTTCAGGTTATGATGTAATGAACATGTATTCAAAAATACACACAGAACCAGTTCCATGGGTTACAGTTTTCCTAGGTGATTGGGCTCAAGTTTGGATTATTACTAGAATTGCAGGAATTATTGTAATTGCATCAATTGTAGTAATGATGATTGGAGGACTAAAACATATCAAGGCACATCCAGAAGAAGGTGGAAGTCCCGCAAATGTCTTCATGGAAGTTTTACTTGGAAAAAGTGTAGAATGTCTTGCACATACAATTAGTTATGCTAGACTTGGAATTATGTTGCTTGTGCATGCGGCGCTATTATTGACAGTTAACAATTCTTATGCATCACTAGGCGGTATGGAATCACCAGGTGCACTAGCACTACTCATTGGTGGAAACATCGGAATTATGATGATTGAAGGATTAATCGTATACATCCAGTCACTAAGACTTCACTTGTACGAATTTTTCACAAAATGGTATGATGGTGGAGCACAACCATTCAAACAAGTTGTTCCAGAAATGTTCTACAATCAATTCAAGTGGAACAAAAAATAA
- a CDS encoding sulfurtransferase produces MFISTMDLAKIYKDDSVLIIDARSYKDYSKSHIPGAVSLDLFSFHWADTSEKGLISFGEHMRKILSYAGVDENKKIIFYDNTTGMLAARGVWMCLYFSHPDVQMLDGGLSNWTGENQPTETESTIYKPSRLTTTIDPSIIIGFEELNENIGKVTIIDARSPEEFDGTTPRAARGGHIPTAKNIDWNNNLDDSGKLKSDEELESLYQIDKETEIVTYCQGAYRAANSYLSLKKIGFKNIKVYLGSWGEWGNDLNLPIEK; encoded by the coding sequence ATGTTTATCTCAACTATGGATTTGGCAAAAATCTACAAAGATGATTCTGTTCTCATAATAGATGCCCGCTCTTACAAGGATTATTCTAAATCACACATTCCCGGTGCTGTAAGTTTGGATCTATTTTCATTTCATTGGGCTGATACATCTGAAAAAGGATTGATAAGTTTTGGAGAACATATGAGAAAAATTCTATCATATGCTGGAGTCGATGAAAATAAAAAAATAATTTTCTATGATAATACCACTGGAATGCTTGCAGCTAGAGGAGTATGGATGTGTCTATATTTCTCACATCCAGATGTTCAAATGTTAGATGGTGGTTTATCAAACTGGACTGGGGAAAATCAACCGACTGAAACTGAATCTACTATTTACAAACCTTCTAGACTTACCACGACAATTGACCCTTCAATCATAATTGGATTTGAGGAATTAAATGAAAATATTGGCAAAGTTACAATAATTGATGCTCGTTCACCTGAAGAATTTGATGGAACTACTCCTAGAGCAGCACGTGGTGGCCACATTCCTACTGCAAAAAACATAGATTGGAATAACAATCTTGATGATTCTGGAAAACTAAAGTCTGATGAAGAATTAGAGTCTCTATATCAAATAGATAAGGAGACTGAAATTGTTACATATTGTCAGGGTGCATATCGTGCTGCAAACAGCTATCTCTCTTTGAAAAAGATTGGATTCAAAAACATCAAAGTGTATTTGGGCTCTTGGGGCGAATGGGGAAATGACTTGAATCTTCCTATAGAAAAATAG
- a CDS encoding ammonium transporter, which produces MKSRNHKYALILMAAVAMTATGALSTAYAQQTSDGMDGYVVGDPDGGAGIYTGNPNECWYDTDDDGVPDMYCYVDTGDMAWMLTASSLVLFMTPGVAFFYGGLARSKNAVNTIGMVFVIMGLMSVQWVLWGYSLAFGGIDNDANMFMGNLDYVGFNQVSHWAPLGAPSPCEDTWAHYYQMQTMKEGDVCSDTWPGTVPHQLFAMFQATFAIITPALIVGGLVDRMKFSAIVVFVLLWGTFVYDPICHWVWGGGYIGGGSLDFNPDLSPSYALDFAGGTVVHISSGFTALAGALILGRRLGYGKVPMEPHNVPMVVLGASILWFGWFGFNAGSEVMVDGITVSAWTVTNTATGMATVTWVLMSWAHTGKPSIVGAATGAVAGLVAITPASGWVGPMAAIIIGIAAGTVCYGCVAFKNARKWDDALDVWGVHGMGGLTGAILTGTLASPHIWDTGDGIGAWTGTPEGYEQQAISIVAAGMSIAYAFGVSIVIFKVMDAVWPGGIRVTPKEEEIGLDLSQNGERAYVNE; this is translated from the coding sequence ATGAAATCTCGAAACCATAAGTATGCTCTAATACTTATGGCCGCAGTCGCTATGACGGCAACAGGTGCTCTATCAACAGCATATGCCCAACAAACCTCTGATGGTATGGACGGCTATGTAGTCGGTGATCCCGATGGAGGTGCTGGTATCTATACCGGTAACCCAAACGAATGTTGGTATGACACTGATGATGACGGCGTCCCAGACATGTACTGTTATGTAGATACAGGTGACATGGCTTGGATGCTAACCGCAAGCTCTCTAGTACTTTTCATGACTCCAGGTGTAGCATTCTTCTACGGAGGATTAGCACGATCAAAGAACGCAGTCAATACAATTGGCATGGTCTTTGTAATCATGGGTCTCATGAGTGTACAATGGGTATTGTGGGGTTATTCACTTGCATTCGGCGGAATAGACAACGATGCAAACATGTTCATGGGCAACCTTGATTATGTTGGCTTCAACCAAGTTTCACACTGGGCACCGTTAGGTGCTCCAAGTCCATGTGAAGATACTTGGGCACACTATTACCAAATGCAAACGATGAAGGAGGGAGATGTATGTAGTGATACATGGCCAGGCACAGTGCCTCACCAACTATTTGCTATGTTCCAAGCAACCTTCGCAATCATCACACCAGCACTCATTGTTGGTGGTTTAGTTGACCGTATGAAATTCAGTGCAATTGTAGTCTTTGTTCTCTTATGGGGAACATTCGTCTATGACCCAATTTGTCATTGGGTATGGGGCGGTGGTTACATCGGCGGAGGAAGCTTAGACTTCAACCCTGACTTATCACCATCATATGCACTTGACTTCGCTGGCGGAACTGTGGTTCACATTTCATCAGGATTTACAGCACTTGCAGGAGCCTTAATCCTCGGAAGAAGATTAGGTTACGGCAAAGTTCCAATGGAACCACACAATGTACCAATGGTAGTTCTAGGTGCATCTATTCTATGGTTCGGATGGTTCGGCTTTAACGCTGGAAGTGAAGTAATGGTAGATGGAATCACTGTAAGCGCATGGACAGTCACAAACACTGCCACCGGTATGGCGACAGTAACGTGGGTGTTGATGTCATGGGCACACACCGGCAAACCTAGCATAGTAGGTGCCGCAACAGGAGCCGTCGCAGGCTTAGTCGCAATCACACCAGCATCTGGTTGGGTTGGACCAATGGCTGCAATAATTATCGGTATTGCTGCAGGTACAGTTTGTTATGGATGTGTTGCATTCAAGAACGCTCGAAAGTGGGACGATGCCCTCGATGTTTGGGGAGTTCACGGTATGGGTGGTTTAACAGGTGCTATCTTAACAGGTACACTAGCTAGTCCACACATCTGGGACACAGGCGATGGTATTGGCGCATGGACCGGCACACCAGAAGGTTACGAACAACAAGCAATTTCAATAGTTGCTGCAGGAATGTCAATTGCATATGCATTTGGTGTCTCCATTGTAATCTTCAAGGTTATGGATGCAGTATGGCCTGGAGGAATCAGAGTCACTCCAAAAGAGGAGGAAATCGGACTCGACCTCTCACAGAACGGTGAAAGAGCATACGTAAACGAATAG